TCGCAGTCGCCCGCGTGGCACCCGTCCCGATCATGCGCGGGGTCGGATCGGGGTACGTGACGATCTTCCGGAACACGCCGCTGCTGGTCCTCATCCTGCTGACGTACTACGGCCTGCCCGAGATCGGCATCGACTTCGGCTTCTTCTGGAACATCACGTTGGCCATGGGGCTCTACACCGCCGCGTTCGTGTGCGAGGCGCTCCGTTCGGGTCTGAACGGCGTGCCCGTGGGCCAGGCCGAGGCTGCCCGCGCGATCGGCATGCCGTTCACCCGGACGATGAGCCAGGTCGTGCTGCCGCAGGCCTTCAGACTGACCGTGCCGCCGATGGCCAGCGCGTTCATCGCCTTGGCCAAGAACACCTCGCTCGCGGCGGTCTTCGGCATCGCCGAGGCGACGTTCCGCATGCGTGGCTTCCTCAACACCTACGCGACCGAGA
This genomic interval from Aeromicrobium choanae contains the following:
- a CDS encoding amino acid ABC transporter permease; translated protein: MDWLLTDNGWQLYLEGFWMTTRLTVASGILALVVGTLVAVARVAPVPIMRGVGSGYVTIFRNTPLLVLILLTYYGLPEIGIDFGFFWNITLAMGLYTAAFVCEALRSGLNGVPVGQAEAARAIGMPFTRTMSQVVLPQAFRLTVPPMASAFIALAKNTSLAAVFGIAEATFRMRGFLNTYATEMLQIFLGFAFGYIVLVAVISAFATMLERRWKVVAR